One stretch of Segatella copri DNA includes these proteins:
- a CDS encoding nucleotidyl transferase AbiEii/AbiGii toxin family protein, giving the protein MGKKNYGKSVKTRLLNLMNETGYKYMYLLARYFNERLLYRVSVSQYKDNFLLKGGSLLYAMNGLEARPTVDVDFMADRISRDRDFLAHVFQEILGIVCDEDGVSFDVNSIKLEPITVEKKYPGTRFYFTAHMDTISYNMSVDIGFGDVVTPNPTTIDFPLLLPDIPSVNIQAYSLETVVAEKFHTMIDRDVLNSRMKDFFDCYLLLTKRDLSDDTLYDAIKATFDNRGLTYNPELQLFTESFATDAARIVRWKAFLKKIQWKESLDFKTVMEVIKERLQPMAERYWGK; this is encoded by the coding sequence ATGGGAAAGAAAAACTACGGTAAGTCTGTTAAGACCCGCTTGCTCAATCTGATGAATGAGACAGGCTATAAATATATGTATCTCTTGGCAAGATATTTCAACGAGAGGTTGCTTTACAGAGTATCTGTAAGCCAATATAAGGACAATTTTTTGCTGAAAGGTGGCTCTTTGCTTTATGCTATGAACGGACTTGAGGCACGTCCTACAGTAGATGTTGATTTCATGGCAGATAGAATTAGCCGTGATAGGGATTTCCTTGCGCACGTGTTCCAGGAAATTTTGGGCATTGTATGCGATGAGGATGGAGTATCGTTTGATGTTAACAGCATTAAGTTGGAGCCTATAACTGTTGAAAAGAAGTATCCTGGCACAAGATTTTACTTTACGGCCCACATGGATACTATCTCTTACAACATGTCTGTTGACATTGGCTTTGGTGATGTTGTAACTCCGAATCCAACAACTATTGACTTCCCATTGCTTTTGCCTGACATTCCATCTGTGAACATACAGGCATATTCCTTGGAAACTGTTGTTGCCGAGAAATTCCATACGATGATAGACCGTGATGTGCTTAACAGTCGCATGAAAGATTTCTTCGACTGTTACCTACTCCTGACAAAGAGAGACTTGTCTGATGACACATTATATGATGCAATCAAGGCGACTTTCGACAATAGGGGACTTACATACAATCCCGAATTGCAGTTGTTTACAGAAAGTTTTGCGACAGACGCAGCACGTATAGTTCGCTGGAAAGCATTTCTGAAAAAGATTCAATGGAAAGAATCTCTTGATTTCAAGACTGTTATGGAAGTAATAAAGGAAAGGTTGCAGCCTATGGCTGAAAGATATTGGGGAAAGTAG
- a CDS encoding type IV toxin-antitoxin system AbiEi family antitoxin domain-containing protein, protein MDNIVCKVEALGGTISTTDIPHMAEYKRLLRAKERGDLIKLRQGIYAVPEALLNTMIDVERIVPKGVVCLYNAWAYHQLSTTVPPAFCIAIANKRKVEIPETLPIELYYWKKENLEFGIMEAEISGFHVRITDLERSVCDAVKYRNKLGLDVCAEVIRSYLRKPNRNLTLLQDYAKRLRVYNTLKNYVEIAIE, encoded by the coding sequence ATGGACAATATAGTTTGTAAAGTGGAAGCACTAGGAGGCACAATCTCTACTACTGATATTCCTCATATGGCAGAGTATAAGCGATTGTTGAGAGCTAAGGAACGTGGCGACTTGATCAAGTTGCGCCAGGGCATTTATGCTGTTCCGGAAGCCCTGCTGAATACAATGATAGATGTGGAGCGGATTGTACCTAAAGGTGTTGTGTGTCTATACAATGCCTGGGCTTATCATCAGCTTTCGACAACTGTTCCACCAGCTTTTTGCATTGCCATCGCCAATAAAAGGAAAGTAGAGATTCCTGAAACGCTTCCGATAGAATTGTATTATTGGAAGAAGGAGAATCTGGAGTTTGGCATTATGGAAGCAGAAATATCCGGTTTTCATGTTCGCATAACCGACTTGGAGCGAAGTGTTTGTGATGCAGTGAAATACAGAAACAAATTGGGGCTGGATGTTTGTGCGGAAGTGATTCGATCTTATCTGAGAAAGCCCAATCGCAATCTCACTCTTTTGCAGGATTACGCCAAACGCCTCAGAGTGTACAATACATTGAAAAATTATGTTGAAATAGCTATAGAATAA
- a CDS encoding HU family DNA-binding protein, which yields MINYSIVMRSVNANLLEINQAKSRINQAKKEGKTSDPKDLELVKTEKQNAFAISQYTDIMTIEKFAKHITSHGSVYSRADISAILYIAVDCMREMLLEGKKIRLGDLGDFSLLLTSKGAEDADKFTAQNITGVKVQWEPGQEFKNLRDDAEFNLVASRSAQAAVIKAIKEGKTNVDLNAPTTPDNTPGGSTPGGSNTGQTGSDGQGSESGGGTTGKDDTGDGLE from the coding sequence ATGATTAATTACAGCATCGTAATGCGTAGCGTGAACGCAAATCTTCTGGAAATCAACCAGGCGAAGTCACGCATCAACCAGGCTAAGAAGGAGGGCAAGACCTCTGACCCAAAGGACCTGGAACTCGTGAAGACCGAGAAGCAGAACGCTTTCGCCATCTCGCAGTACACCGACATCATGACCATCGAGAAGTTTGCCAAGCACATCACCTCTCATGGTAGTGTTTATTCGAGAGCTGACATCAGCGCCATCCTCTACATCGCCGTAGACTGCATGCGAGAGATGTTGCTTGAGGGCAAGAAAATCCGTCTGGGCGATCTTGGTGATTTCTCTCTCCTTCTCACCTCGAAGGGTGCCGAGGATGCTGACAAGTTCACCGCTCAGAACATCACCGGTGTGAAGGTTCAGTGGGAGCCTGGTCAGGAGTTTAAGAACCTTCGCGATGACGCCGAGTTCAACCTCGTAGCCAGCCGCAGCGCTCAGGCAGCCGTTATCAAGGCGATTAAGGAGGGTAAGACCAACGTTGACCTCAACGCGCCAACTACTCCGGATAATACGCCAGGCGGTTCTACCCCAGGCGGTTCAAACACCGGTCAGACCGGCAGCGATGGCCAAGGCTCTGAATCAGGCGGCGGCACTACCGGCAAGGACGATACTGGCGACGGCCTTGAATAG
- a CDS encoding smalltalk protein translates to MKANTWKTILQIAISILTAIATTLGVTSCMG, encoded by the coding sequence ATGAAAGCGAACACTTGGAAAACAATTCTTCAGATAGCCATCAGCATACTGACCGCTATCGCTACTACGCTCGGAGTAACGAGCTGCATGGGATAA
- a CDS encoding YkvA family protein, translated as MTLPDFMDYKDKFTQRAFVEKISHVAKRAGAKMVYTALILYYTLESDKVSLKDKALIVGALGYLISPLDVIPDAIPIAGLGDDLAVLLFVLKKVWGEVSDDVKSKAQDKLKKWFDEDEIPSADDLFKDSATDTPV; from the coding sequence ATGACATTACCAGACTTTATGGACTATAAGGACAAGTTCACCCAGCGTGCATTTGTCGAGAAGATTTCGCATGTTGCCAAACGTGCCGGTGCCAAGATGGTTTATACAGCGCTCATTCTCTATTATACGTTAGAGAGTGACAAGGTTTCGCTGAAGGACAAGGCTCTGATCGTAGGAGCCTTGGGTTATCTCATCAGTCCGCTCGATGTGATTCCAGACGCCATCCCTATTGCCGGTTTGGGCGATGACCTGGCCGTATTGCTGTTTGTGCTCAAGAAAGTTTGGGGTGAGGTTTCAGATGATGTAAAGTCAAAGGCTCAGGACAAGTTGAAGAAGTGGTTTGATGAAGATGAGATTCCATCAGCCGATGACCTCTTCAAGGATTCAGCCACCGATACACCGGTTTGA